One genomic region from Leptospira tipperaryensis encodes:
- a CDS encoding ROK family protein — translation MKSYLGIDIGAGSIKASLVDKSGNILKQTSRTTGAETNEKEFLDSIVDIVSELEDPSLVAVGIGSPGPIDTENGILIQSANLPLLANVALVAHLKKNFKFPVYYNNDANLAALGEYRFGLGKGSSNLMILTLGTGLGGGWVYQGKLFNGYRGSGMEAGHVTYLPGGSLCGCGQRGCTEAYFSASGFLHRYHETTGNHLSSAEEFFENVRKGEKVAVTLLNEGIDALSQLCRTLIHTVNPEKIVFTGGLVKSWDLYGNILKEKIHGLIFPIFRTYTQILPGGNVAGALGAAALCMENHE, via the coding sequence ATGAAATCCTATCTCGGGATCGATATCGGAGCCGGGAGCATCAAAGCGAGTCTGGTCGATAAAAGCGGGAACATTCTCAAACAAACTTCCAGAACCACCGGAGCGGAAACCAATGAGAAAGAATTTTTGGATTCTATCGTAGATATCGTTTCGGAACTCGAAGATCCGTCTCTCGTCGCGGTCGGGATAGGAAGTCCGGGGCCGATCGATACGGAGAATGGGATCCTCATCCAATCCGCAAATCTTCCCCTCTTAGCCAACGTCGCGTTAGTCGCTCATCTAAAGAAGAATTTTAAATTTCCAGTATATTACAATAACGACGCAAACCTCGCTGCCCTCGGAGAATATCGTTTCGGTCTCGGAAAAGGATCTTCCAATCTGATGATTCTTACCTTGGGAACCGGACTCGGCGGGGGTTGGGTGTATCAGGGAAAACTTTTCAACGGTTACAGAGGAAGCGGGATGGAAGCGGGACACGTAACCTATCTTCCCGGAGGTTCTCTCTGCGGATGCGGACAAAGAGGATGTACGGAAGCGTATTTTAGCGCGAGCGGGTTTCTTCATCGTTATCACGAAACGACCGGAAATCATCTTTCTTCGGCGGAAGAATTTTTCGAAAACGTAAGAAAAGGAGAAAAGGTCGCAGTGACTCTGTTAAACGAAGGAATCGACGCGCTTTCCCAGCTCTGTAGAACTTTGATTCACACGGTCAATCCGGAGAAAATCGTTTTCACGGGAGGTCTCGTCAAATCCTGGGATCTCTACGGAAACATCTTGAAAGAAAAAATTCACGGACTTATCTTTCCTATTTTTAGAACTTATACCCAAATTTTACCCGGCGGAAACGTAGCCGGCGCCTTGGGTGCGGCCGCACTTTGTATGGAGAATCACGAATGA
- a CDS encoding histidine triad nucleotide-binding protein encodes MKDPNCIFCKIIAKEIPSKIAFENEEILAFHDISPQAPVHIVFIPKKHIVSLSDVKNEDSALLGNILVQIRDVAKNLGIAENGYRVVNNTGKNGGQTVFHIHFHLLAERQLHWPPG; translated from the coding sequence ATGAAAGATCCGAATTGTATCTTCTGCAAGATCATCGCAAAAGAAATTCCTTCCAAGATCGCCTTTGAAAACGAAGAAATATTAGCATTTCATGATATTTCTCCGCAGGCTCCGGTTCATATCGTATTTATCCCCAAAAAACACATCGTTTCGCTCTCGGATGTAAAAAACGAAGACTCCGCGCTCCTCGGAAACATACTCGTTCAAATCCGCGACGTCGCAAAGAATTTAGGAATTGCAGAAAACGGATATCGGGTCGTAAACAATACCGGAAAGAACGGCGGACAGACCGTATTTCACATCCACTTTCATTTATTGGCCGAACGCCAACTCCACTGGCCTCCGGGTTAA
- a CDS encoding lysylphosphatidylglycerol synthase transmembrane domain-containing protein encodes MKRILFGTVISVVALGFLFSKLDLSEFSRIQERWEPIYLIPFCISSAWGLLLFSWRWHLLMGKQISFRYALFSSFIGVGANMFLPARGGDIFRLYFCKKESDLQYPTLVTALFIEKVLDFSFIFSAGICALMFLGIKDESSDSFFIISSLVIVGIFLGLIAVRFLNETIISLLAWAAGLIGKKEWFLQKLAHYVRDLGKFLVLKRFLLPAILTMFTWLIGYALSYGILLKLVGIEMSYAGIVLIMFAGAVGVMVPSAPSGAGVFHASVTSSFVLMGRKASEGLFYATTVHLAQFILQSIFAIIFYLYWIVDRRRRGLGKADFSLKESEVIEKNS; translated from the coding sequence TTGAAACGAATTCTATTTGGAACCGTAATTAGCGTAGTCGCGCTCGGATTCTTATTTTCAAAACTGGATCTTAGTGAATTTTCAAGAATCCAAGAACGTTGGGAACCCATCTATCTGATTCCGTTTTGTATTTCCTCCGCGTGGGGACTTCTTTTGTTTTCTTGGAGATGGCATCTTCTGATGGGAAAACAAATCTCCTTCCGTTATGCGCTCTTTTCCTCTTTTATCGGAGTCGGAGCCAATATGTTTCTCCCGGCAAGAGGAGGAGACATCTTTCGTTTGTATTTTTGTAAAAAGGAATCCGATCTTCAATACCCGACCTTGGTTACGGCCCTCTTTATCGAAAAAGTATTAGATTTTTCTTTTATATTCTCCGCAGGAATCTGCGCCCTGATGTTCTTAGGAATCAAAGACGAGAGCAGCGATTCTTTCTTTATCATTTCGTCCCTTGTGATCGTCGGAATTTTTCTCGGACTGATCGCGGTTCGATTCTTAAACGAAACGATCATTTCCCTTCTTGCCTGGGCCGCCGGACTGATCGGGAAAAAAGAATGGTTCTTACAAAAACTCGCTCACTACGTGCGAGACCTTGGAAAGTTTTTGGTGCTCAAAAGATTTCTTCTTCCGGCGATATTGACTATGTTTACTTGGTTGATCGGATACGCGTTGAGCTACGGCATCCTACTCAAGTTAGTCGGAATTGAAATGAGTTACGCGGGGATCGTTTTAATCATGTTTGCCGGAGCGGTCGGGGTAATGGTTCCCTCGGCGCCTTCGGGTGCTGGAGTTTTTCACGCCTCGGTTACGTCTTCCTTCGTTTTGATGGGAAGAAAAGCCTCCGAAGGATTGTTCTACGCGACCACGGTTCACCTGGCGCAGTTCATCTTACAGAGTATATTCGCTATTATTTTCTATCTCTATTGGATCGTGGATCGAAGAAGACGCGGACTCGGAAAGGCAGACTTTTCCCTCAAAGAATCCGAGGTCATCGAAAAAAATTCCTAA
- a CDS encoding alpha/beta fold hydrolase produces MFQIGSYKKFCLILFSIFILHCGLFVETIPPGKILDEGEYDHFLKLDEVNFHYQDFPGTKGDIFLLHGFGSSTYTWKETIPYLRKSGYRIVVLDMKGFGWSDKPLDSDYSVDQLQSEVAAFLKALKLRNVVFVGNSLGGAIAALTSAKNPELVGKLVLVDAAGPYPMKKPFIIQMSNLPLAAETMKTFYGKWLFNWNLKEVVFDPKVITEERIGAYFDRLRTLGGIESQVSFSRTLDEGFAKGFAELVPTIKQPTLILWGKEDGWIPLAIGEQFHRDISNSKFTVFENCGHIPQEEFPEKTANSILEFLSK; encoded by the coding sequence ATGTTTCAAATCGGAAGTTATAAAAAATTCTGTCTGATTCTTTTTTCCATTTTTATCCTTCACTGTGGATTGTTTGTGGAGACGATTCCGCCCGGGAAAATTTTGGACGAGGGAGAATATGATCATTTCCTAAAGTTGGACGAGGTCAATTTTCACTATCAGGATTTTCCCGGAACAAAAGGTGATATTTTTCTTTTACACGGCTTTGGTTCTTCCACTTATACGTGGAAAGAGACAATTCCTTATTTAAGAAAATCCGGTTATAGAATCGTGGTTCTTGATATGAAAGGTTTCGGCTGGTCCGATAAACCTTTGGATTCCGATTACAGCGTGGATCAATTGCAGTCCGAAGTCGCCGCTTTTCTAAAAGCATTAAAATTACGGAATGTTGTTTTTGTGGGAAATTCGTTGGGTGGAGCGATTGCCGCTTTGACTTCGGCAAAAAATCCGGAGCTCGTCGGGAAGTTGGTTTTGGTGGACGCAGCTGGACCTTATCCTATGAAAAAACCTTTTATCATTCAGATGTCCAATCTTCCCCTTGCCGCAGAGACGATGAAAACCTTTTACGGGAAATGGCTTTTTAACTGGAATCTCAAAGAAGTAGTTTTTGATCCGAAGGTGATCACGGAAGAAAGAATCGGAGCTTACTTCGATCGTCTCAGAACGTTAGGCGGAATCGAATCTCAGGTTTCTTTTTCAAGAACCCTGGATGAAGGATTTGCAAAGGGATTTGCGGAACTTGTCCCGACCATCAAACAACCGACTTTGATCCTCTGGGGAAAAGAAGACGGATGGATCCCTCTCGCCATCGGAGAACAGTTTCACAGAGACATTTCCAATTCTAAGTTTACCGTTTTTGAAAACTGCGGACATATTCCTCAGGAAGAATTTCCGGAAAAAACGGCGAACTCAATTCTCGAGTTTCTTTCCAAATAG
- a CDS encoding WG repeat-containing protein: MKNKIVAYVVISTKFFSFWIQLCSIGKIHRILIFLFINISFGCVYQKNECASELKEETIQKNGKNIFKLVPSNPKLRTIPFEFDTVPNIETFAIGYFHDGLAPVPKRKDKEPFVGKWGYIDSSGKLLDGNRYDRAFLFKERIATVQNEDKFRFIDTTGATVIPPRFESVSGFEEGLAAVENKNSKWGFIDRYGSIKIDYQFDSASTFSEGISVVSKNGFFGAIDKFGKLVIDYKFNSMQVFQDGMAPVGKDSWNWGFVDKHGNVVIDYRYLKTLGFSEGLAAVKNEDRKWGFIDTTGRTVIDFRFDDVMSFSEGLAAVKIQDRWSYINRNGRIVIDDSYEDLGNFSEGLSTFTKNGMVGYLDLKGRIVIEPIFQLGFPVSDGMAGVFFRDKLGFIDFRDCLNTNKKKTF; the protein is encoded by the coding sequence ATGAAAAATAAAATTGTTGCCTACGTAGTGATCTCGACTAAGTTTTTTTCTTTTTGGATTCAACTCTGCTCTATCGGAAAAATACACAGAATTCTTATTTTCCTTTTTATAAATATTTCTTTCGGCTGTGTTTATCAAAAAAATGAGTGCGCTTCCGAATTGAAGGAAGAGACGATTCAAAAAAACGGAAAGAATATCTTCAAACTCGTTCCTTCCAATCCAAAGTTGAGGACGATCCCCTTTGAATTTGATACGGTTCCAAATATAGAGACCTTTGCGATCGGATATTTTCATGATGGACTCGCACCGGTTCCTAAAAGAAAGGACAAAGAACCGTTTGTTGGTAAATGGGGATATATAGATTCTTCCGGAAAGTTGCTGGATGGTAATCGATATGATCGAGCCTTTCTTTTTAAAGAGCGAATTGCTACCGTTCAAAACGAGGATAAATTTCGGTTCATCGATACAACTGGCGCGACCGTCATTCCCCCAAGATTTGAAAGTGTGTCTGGTTTCGAGGAAGGACTTGCAGCCGTTGAAAATAAGAATTCTAAATGGGGATTCATCGATCGGTATGGGAGTATCAAAATCGATTATCAATTTGATTCTGCGTCTACGTTTTCCGAAGGAATTTCCGTAGTTTCGAAAAATGGATTCTTTGGTGCAATCGATAAGTTCGGAAAGTTGGTGATCGATTACAAGTTTAACTCAATGCAAGTGTTTCAGGATGGAATGGCTCCGGTTGGAAAAGATTCTTGGAATTGGGGATTTGTCGACAAACACGGAAATGTGGTCATTGATTATCGGTATCTAAAAACTCTGGGTTTTTCGGAGGGCCTTGCAGCGGTAAAGAATGAAGATCGTAAATGGGGTTTTATCGATACAACCGGCAGGACCGTGATTGATTTTCGTTTCGACGATGTGATGAGTTTTTCAGAAGGATTGGCTGCTGTGAAGATTCAAGATCGATGGAGCTATATCAATCGAAATGGAAGAATCGTCATCGACGATTCTTACGAAGACTTAGGAAATTTTTCGGAAGGACTTTCCACGTTTACGAAGAATGGAATGGTCGGCTATCTCGACCTCAAAGGTAGGATCGTAATCGAACCGATATTTCAACTCGGATTTCCCGTCTCCGATGGAATGGCCGGGGTTTTCTTTCGGGATAAATTAGGTTTTATCGATTTTCGGGATTGTTTAAACACGAACAAAAAGAAAACGTTTTAG
- a CDS encoding LA_2478/LA_2722/LA_4182 family protein, translated as MNYKKTSLLVFVSLALFIFNCKGAGNPAAEMQELAKKSKDITCSKTVECAKEQFSKLPEAQRKFLPPMLQSKEACLESIEQNAAAQRAKTGKTEADEWKDATPEKVQAAKECMALIEKTSCSEMMSPNNPIQKSEACQFLSKK; from the coding sequence ATGAATTACAAAAAAACGAGTTTGTTAGTTTTCGTCTCTTTGGCGCTTTTTATCTTCAATTGTAAAGGTGCGGGAAATCCTGCCGCAGAAATGCAGGAGCTTGCTAAGAAGTCCAAGGATATCACTTGTTCCAAGACCGTAGAATGTGCTAAGGAACAATTCAGCAAATTGCCGGAAGCTCAGAGAAAATTTCTTCCTCCGATGCTTCAATCCAAAGAAGCTTGTTTAGAATCCATTGAACAGAATGCGGCGGCTCAAAGAGCAAAAACCGGTAAGACGGAAGCTGATGAATGGAAGGACGCAACTCCTGAAAAAGTTCAGGCAGCTAAAGAATGTATGGCTTTGATTGAAAAGACAAGCTGTTCTGAAATGATGTCTCCAAACAATCCGATCCAAAAATCGGAAGCGTGTCAGTTTTTATCTAAGAAATAA
- a CDS encoding adenylate/guanylate cyclase domain-containing protein has translation MWNETLLAQKKKALEGFAVLSKESISRFIGSLQSQDEWKLHRINPIRFARENDFEKGEAIDLFLHSGKIGLIDFAYNMICPACGGVASSHTSLDQIEEKSFHCYICNLDVPTTLDDQVEVSFSVNPSLKKQNLDPLVDAETYLKYHISANFHKSQELLNFIGNNTKNLIVLEPGITQTIVLDATDVPAYQLSSVENNSAVYLYFDGKETADDRVIDLSLLTSGFTPNELHLAPGKYELKVSNRTIAKAGFLIIKPNLPRILEIVKEHPTVIEPFLTAKMLLNNQTFRELFRIQQLSSKLNLNVKSLTILFTDLRGSTEMYDKAGDILAYRLVQEHFRLLTETVKKFHGAIVKTMGDAIMATFSSPLDGMFAALEMMTRIDQMNEEFKEHGHEIGLKVGLNEGPALAVINDERLDYFGQSVNIAARVQSLASAGEIWVTEPILSSPGIQEELSLRGYDSEKHEASLKGVGQKATVHKLFKFEEQNALVGAV, from the coding sequence ATGTGGAACGAAACTCTTTTGGCGCAAAAGAAAAAAGCCTTGGAAGGATTTGCCGTTTTATCAAAGGAATCGATCTCTCGTTTTATCGGGAGTTTGCAATCTCAAGATGAATGGAAATTACATAGAATCAATCCCATTCGATTTGCGAGGGAGAATGATTTTGAGAAGGGGGAGGCGATCGATCTATTCTTACATTCGGGAAAGATCGGCTTAATCGATTTCGCTTATAATATGATCTGCCCTGCTTGCGGAGGAGTTGCTTCTTCTCATACTTCCCTGGATCAAATAGAAGAAAAAAGTTTTCACTGTTATATCTGTAATCTCGACGTCCCGACTACCTTGGACGATCAAGTAGAAGTAAGTTTTTCTGTGAACCCTTCTCTTAAAAAACAGAATTTGGATCCTTTAGTCGACGCCGAAACCTATCTCAAGTATCATATCTCCGCGAACTTTCATAAGTCTCAAGAACTCTTGAATTTTATCGGAAACAATACAAAAAATCTGATCGTCTTAGAACCGGGAATCACGCAAACGATCGTTTTGGATGCGACCGATGTTCCCGCGTATCAACTCAGTTCTGTGGAAAATAATTCCGCCGTATATTTGTATTTCGACGGAAAGGAAACCGCGGATGATCGAGTCATCGATTTGAGTCTTCTTACGAGCGGCTTTACGCCGAATGAACTTCATCTCGCTCCCGGAAAATACGAACTCAAAGTATCCAATCGTACGATCGCGAAAGCGGGATTTCTGATAATCAAACCCAATCTCCCGAGAATATTAGAAATTGTGAAAGAACATCCGACCGTGATCGAACCTTTTCTTACGGCAAAGATGCTCTTAAACAATCAGACTTTCCGAGAACTTTTTAGAATCCAACAGTTGAGTAGTAAGTTGAATCTGAACGTAAAAAGTCTTACGATTCTTTTTACGGATCTGAGAGGTTCCACCGAAATGTATGATAAGGCGGGGGATATTCTTGCGTATCGACTCGTTCAGGAACACTTTCGTCTTCTTACGGAGACCGTAAAAAAGTTTCACGGAGCGATCGTAAAAACGATGGGCGACGCGATTATGGCGACCTTTTCGAGTCCGTTGGACGGAATGTTTGCGGCTCTCGAGATGATGACTCGGATCGATCAGATGAACGAGGAGTTCAAAGAACACGGACACGAGATCGGTTTGAAGGTCGGTCTCAACGAAGGTCCTGCGTTAGCCGTAATCAATGACGAAAGACTCGATTATTTCGGACAGAGCGTAAACATCGCGGCTCGGGTACAGTCTCTTGCATCCGCAGGAGAAATCTGGGTAACGGAACCGATTCTCTCCAGTCCCGGAATTCAAGAAGAATTGAGTCTGAGAGGATACGATTCCGAAAAACACGAAGCCTCTCTTAAGGGAGTCGGTCAAAAAGCGACGGTTCATAAACTCTTTAAATTCGAAGAACAGAACGCGTTGGTAGGCGCGGTCTAA
- a CDS encoding beta-ketoacyl-[acyl-carrier-protein] synthase family protein, which translates to MDKTKLSKNSRVVITGIGVILPNTFSVDEFWKNLSEGNSQIDTITRFNTDDMPVKVAAEMKDFDWKKFLPDLNEKHAKNYNRETFALMSAMEEARKDAKLEKDSVDPSKVGFIDSSSRASLAWWEHAWKLYHEEKNQSVFDRYSVLTSMASNPTNLTAIYANIQGFVTTITAACVGGHHAISLCYQAIRKGRAEVMYAGGHEFPLIKPLMMMYSDPASSVMSSEEKHPKSAIKPYDRNRDGFILGEGAAVLCMERMDHAIARGARIYAEVLGTFSYNEADHAMRMDLTGKKAASGLSRLLKISGIHLGDIDYFCGHGTATINNDMAESRAIKVLYNGLAKNKWAPLGSIKPIFGHTFGAAGIINVAATALMLEKQIICPTINLKDVDPECDHDHVAEGARKVRLRNAISMAFAIGSQSSFVSLTAPDL; encoded by the coding sequence ATGGATAAAACGAAACTAAGTAAGAACTCGAGAGTGGTAATCACGGGGATCGGAGTCATTCTTCCAAACACATTCTCGGTCGACGAATTCTGGAAAAATCTTTCTGAAGGGAATTCTCAGATCGATACGATTACGAGATTTAATACGGACGATATGCCCGTCAAAGTCGCCGCAGAGATGAAAGACTTTGACTGGAAAAAATTTCTCCCCGACTTAAACGAGAAACACGCAAAAAATTACAATCGGGAAACCTTCGCTCTTATGTCAGCGATGGAAGAAGCAAGAAAAGACGCGAAACTGGAAAAGGATTCCGTTGATCCGTCAAAGGTGGGCTTTATCGATTCTTCCTCGCGAGCGTCTTTGGCTTGGTGGGAACACGCCTGGAAACTCTATCACGAAGAAAAAAATCAGAGCGTCTTCGATCGTTATTCTGTTCTCACTTCGATGGCTTCCAATCCTACCAATCTCACCGCAATCTATGCAAACATCCAAGGATTTGTAACCACCATCACCGCGGCCTGCGTCGGCGGACATCACGCAATCAGCCTTTGTTATCAAGCGATTCGAAAAGGAAGAGCCGAAGTGATGTATGCGGGAGGACACGAATTTCCTCTGATCAAACCTCTGATGATGATGTATTCGGATCCGGCGAGTTCGGTGATGTCTTCCGAGGAAAAACATCCTAAGTCAGCAATCAAACCCTATGATAGAAACAGAGACGGATTTATCTTAGGAGAAGGCGCCGCGGTTCTTTGTATGGAAAGAATGGATCACGCAATCGCCCGAGGAGCTAGAATCTACGCCGAGGTTTTAGGAACCTTTAGTTACAACGAAGCGGACCACGCGATGAGAATGGATCTAACCGGGAAAAAAGCTGCGAGCGGTCTGAGTCGTCTTTTAAAGATCAGCGGAATACACCTCGGAGATATCGACTACTTCTGCGGACACGGGACGGCAACGATTAACAACGATATGGCGGAAAGCAGAGCGATCAAAGTTTTATACAACGGTCTCGCAAAAAACAAATGGGCGCCTCTCGGTTCCATCAAACCGATCTTCGGACATACGTTCGGAGCCGCGGGAATCATCAACGTCGCCGCGACGGCCTTGATGTTGGAAAAACAAATCATCTGTCCCACGATCAATCTCAAGGACGTGGATCCGGAATGCGATCACGATCACGTAGCCGAAGGAGCCAGAAAGGTCCGTCTGAGAAACGCGATCTCGATGGCCTTTGCGATCGGAAGCCAATCTTCTTTTGTGAGCCTTACGGCTCCGGACCTTTAG
- a CDS encoding SiaB family protein kinase, with product MKSGGLHKQYDHSKKMKSVLYYQGAVTHDILGSLTEILKDRIANEKRKNKILNVFVEMAQNVSHYSSEREKEYGIGLILVKEKGHILKLSTANFLTAETAAPLQERLEHFLSLTGEEVKELYQERIKGERPEDSKGAGLGFLEILKKSDFPFRSSFEATPNGEVFFTLTVFFRLG from the coding sequence ATGAAATCCGGCGGACTTCACAAACAATACGATCATTCCAAAAAGATGAAATCGGTTCTTTACTACCAAGGCGCGGTGACCCACGATATTTTAGGAAGTCTCACTGAAATTCTCAAGGATAGAATCGCGAACGAAAAAAGGAAGAATAAGATTCTGAATGTGTTCGTCGAGATGGCTCAGAACGTCAGTCACTATTCTTCCGAACGGGAAAAGGAATACGGAATCGGTCTTATCTTAGTAAAAGAAAAAGGTCATATTCTCAAACTCTCCACCGCAAACTTTTTGACCGCCGAAACCGCAGCTCCTCTTCAAGAAAGATTGGAACATTTTCTTTCTCTTACGGGAGAAGAAGTAAAAGAACTCTATCAGGAAAGGATCAAGGGAGAAAGACCGGAAGACAGCAAGGGAGCCGGTTTAGGATTTTTAGAAATATTAAAAAAATCTGATTTTCCGTTTCGTTCTTCTTTCGAAGCGACTCCGAACGGAGAAGTGTTTTTTACTCTTACCGTTTTCTTTCGCTTGGGGTGA
- a CDS encoding PP2C family protein-serine/threonine phosphatase, which produces MIIQYFGITEKGNFRSHNEDSMYVSGEIVAGTVSGSFASTGIRDSSHSPLILALADGMGGHTSGEVASRLTLEKLAWMERAIQPLEELPRAGWQNLFRKINNEINEHALQTGKLGMGTTLVGALFGRRKVLVFNMGDSRAYHFSSQGVHKITVDHSFSDSVRGNQNSRSYITSCIGGGTTDLQMDLFDITNSLSEGDRILLCTDGLTDVIKIDDLEEILRNTSNVKEACSHLAEEANLRMTKDNTSVIVIEVKEMALSHAEPWKLTPSERKR; this is translated from the coding sequence ATGATTATTCAATATTTCGGAATTACGGAAAAAGGGAATTTTCGTTCGCATAACGAGGATTCGATGTATGTTTCCGGAGAGATCGTCGCCGGGACGGTTTCGGGTTCCTTTGCTTCCACGGGCATCCGTGATTCTTCCCATTCTCCTTTGATTCTTGCGCTCGCCGATGGAATGGGCGGACATACTTCCGGAGAAGTTGCAAGCCGTCTAACGTTGGAAAAACTCGCGTGGATGGAGAGAGCCATTCAACCTCTGGAAGAATTGCCGAGGGCGGGTTGGCAGAATCTATTTCGGAAGATCAACAACGAAATCAACGAACACGCGTTACAGACGGGTAAGCTGGGAATGGGAACCACTCTCGTGGGTGCGCTTTTTGGAAGAAGAAAGGTTCTTGTTTTTAATATGGGCGACAGCAGGGCCTATCACTTTTCCTCTCAGGGCGTTCATAAGATCACCGTGGATCATTCCTTTTCCGATTCGGTTCGAGGGAATCAAAATTCAAGAAGTTATATCACGAGTTGTATCGGCGGGGGAACGACCGATCTTCAGATGGATCTTTTTGATATTACAAATTCTTTAAGTGAAGGAGATCGTATTCTTCTTTGTACGGACGGGCTTACGGACGTGATCAAAATCGACGATTTAGAAGAGATTCTTAGAAACACGTCTAACGTAAAAGAGGCCTGTTCTCACCTCGCGGAAGAAGCCAATCTAAGAATGACTAAGGACAATACTTCCGTAATCGTAATCGAGGTAAAGGAAATGGCCCTCTCGCACGCGGAACCTTGGAAACTCACCCCAAGCGAAAGAAAACGGTAA
- a CDS encoding SDR family NAD(P)-dependent oxidoreductase codes for MKDKVAMVTGGSTGIGKAIVQEFVARGVKVVFCGRRPEEGKKVESDIGSKGGDVLFVACDVTSGEQVKKAVDAGVKKFGRLDFGINNAGIMGENHLLHEYPEDVWDKVVNVNLKGAWLSMKYQIPEILKAGGGAVVNVSSISGINGVVGINPYSAAKHGIIGLTKSAALEYAKKNIRVNAICPGAVKTEILEELFHLAPDPVEAEKQLVKLHPLHRIATPEEVAKVAVWLCSNDASFITGTAIPVDGGYSAK; via the coding sequence ATGAAAGACAAAGTCGCTATGGTGACCGGCGGAAGCACAGGAATCGGAAAGGCGATAGTTCAAGAATTCGTAGCCAGAGGAGTCAAAGTAGTTTTTTGCGGAAGACGACCCGAAGAAGGAAAAAAAGTAGAATCGGATATCGGATCGAAAGGAGGAGACGTTCTCTTTGTCGCCTGCGACGTTACTTCCGGAGAACAAGTAAAAAAAGCCGTGGACGCCGGGGTGAAAAAATTCGGTCGGCTGGATTTTGGAATTAACAACGCGGGAATCATGGGCGAGAATCATCTTTTGCACGAATATCCGGAAGACGTTTGGGACAAAGTTGTAAACGTAAATCTCAAAGGAGCCTGGCTTTCCATGAAATATCAGATTCCGGAAATACTAAAGGCCGGAGGCGGAGCGGTTGTGAACGTTTCTTCGATCTCGGGGATCAACGGAGTCGTCGGAATCAATCCGTATTCCGCCGCGAAACACGGAATCATCGGACTGACCAAAAGCGCCGCCTTGGAATACGCAAAGAAGAATATTCGTGTCAACGCGATTTGTCCGGGCGCCGTGAAGACAGAAATTTTGGAAGAGCTCTTTCATCTCGCACCGGATCCAGTCGAAGCCGAAAAACAACTCGTGAAACTCCACCCGCTTCATCGTATCGCAACTCCCGAGGAGGTCGCCAAAGTGGCGGTCTGGCTTTGCAGCAATGACGCGTCGTTTATCACTGGAACCGCGATTCCCGTGGACGGTGGCTATTCTGCGAAATAA
- a CDS encoding acyl-CoA thioesterase — MTDIQIEFPETYHFSTELAIRKTDLALDIHVSFASILDLVMEAHLQFFQYLGFSVTNIYGKSIIFANAGILYQGELLYNDQVKIDVVLENMGEKSFDLYFRLSKDQRREKVSLVKIRVLFFDYSIRKVVPIPEGFRKKFTEGKVPSYPSPPVGAAEGIVSAGSTTQVRTLDKLEVWRLAHNLILKVYKLGNQLEGSRAKDHAQLLEHLRSVATLLPVSIAGAWGSRILSQKIKNILKAKVHLEELRYLFILIEDLKVTSVERELTDLEVINGHLKKYLVRVRNGKTRKIS; from the coding sequence ATGACCGATATACAGATTGAATTTCCGGAAACCTATCACTTCTCAACGGAGTTGGCGATTCGTAAAACCGATCTTGCGTTGGACATACACGTTTCCTTTGCTTCGATCTTGGATCTGGTGATGGAAGCGCATCTTCAGTTTTTTCAATATCTCGGTTTCTCCGTGACCAATATCTACGGAAAGAGTATCATCTTTGCGAACGCGGGAATTTTGTATCAGGGTGAATTGCTCTATAACGATCAGGTAAAGATCGACGTCGTTTTAGAAAACATGGGAGAAAAATCCTTCGATCTTTACTTTCGTCTTTCTAAGGATCAAAGACGCGAAAAGGTTTCTCTTGTCAAAATTCGGGTTTTATTTTTCGACTATTCGATCCGAAAGGTGGTTCCGATTCCGGAAGGGTTTAGAAAAAAATTTACGGAAGGTAAAGTTCCTTCTTATCCTTCTCCACCGGTCGGCGCTGCGGAAGGTATCGTTTCCGCGGGATCGACAACTCAAGTCAGAACCTTGGATAAGTTGGAAGTTTGGAGACTCGCCCACAATCTCATTTTAAAAGTATATAAACTCGGAAATCAATTGGAAGGATCTCGCGCAAAAGACCACGCTCAACTTTTGGAACACCTTCGTTCGGTCGCGACTCTTTTACCCGTTTCGATTGCGGGAGCATGGGGAAGCCGAATTCTTTCGCAAAAGATAAAAAATATTCTCAAGGCAAAAGTCCATCTGGAAGAACTTAGATATCTTTTTATTTTGATAGAGGATTTAAAGGTTACTTCCGTTGAACGAGAGTTAACCGATTTGGAAGTGATCAACGGACATCTAAAAAAATATCTCGTTCGAGTGAGAAACGGGAAAACGAGAAAGATATCTTAA